From the genome of Roseiconus lacunae, one region includes:
- a CDS encoding ATP-binding protein, translating to MIPNRERSAVLQSLSAGVVPAIGLQHIQVGRLNEVDALVNDLKLVEEDGASVRFIVGRFGSGKTFFLNLIRNVAQKRKFVVAQADITTERRFHGSGGQARSLYTELMRNLSTRSKPEGNALQNVVERWVGEIDHSIRQSGSGNEDDVKREFVRVLRPLQDLVSGFDFVNVISKYYEGYISHNEEIQANALRWLRAEYTTKTEARQDLGVRSIIDDSGFYDYLKLFAGFVRLAGYAGLLVNVDELVVLSHRLSNTTARNNNYEALLRIINDCLQGRAEGLAFLFAGTDECLEDQRRGLYSYEALATRLAPNRFADEKQQDYSSPVIKLENLTPEDCLVLLLNIRRVHAGKNGEDHFISKDGLVAFLKNCQSRMGAAYFQTPRETIKDFVSLLNILEQDQSRSWKDHLQTLGKANESSAEGNKGGQQPASTDEDLTEFRL from the coding sequence ATGATTCCCAATCGCGAACGATCTGCCGTTCTACAATCTCTTTCCGCCGGTGTCGTTCCGGCCATTGGGCTGCAGCATATTCAAGTTGGTCGACTGAACGAAGTCGACGCCTTGGTGAATGATTTGAAACTGGTGGAGGAGGATGGTGCATCCGTTCGATTCATCGTGGGCCGCTTTGGTAGCGGAAAGACGTTCTTTCTCAATCTGATTCGAAATGTTGCCCAAAAGCGAAAGTTCGTTGTCGCACAAGCTGACATCACGACAGAACGACGCTTTCATGGATCAGGCGGACAAGCAAGATCCCTCTATACAGAACTGATGAGGAATCTATCCACTCGGTCCAAGCCCGAAGGGAATGCACTTCAAAATGTCGTCGAACGCTGGGTCGGCGAAATTGACCACTCCATTCGGCAGTCTGGCAGTGGGAACGAGGACGATGTGAAAAGGGAGTTTGTGCGCGTTCTGCGTCCGCTCCAAGATCTCGTCAGCGGGTTTGACTTCGTGAATGTCATTTCCAAATACTACGAAGGCTATATTTCACATAATGAAGAAATCCAAGCTAACGCGCTCCGTTGGTTGCGTGCCGAATACACCACCAAGACCGAAGCCCGCCAAGACCTCGGCGTTCGTTCGATTATCGACGATAGCGGATTTTATGACTATCTAAAGCTGTTTGCCGGGTTCGTTCGTTTGGCGGGATACGCTGGACTGCTCGTGAACGTTGATGAACTCGTTGTCCTGTCTCATCGGCTATCCAACACCACGGCTAGAAATAATAATTACGAGGCGTTATTGCGGATTATCAATGACTGCCTGCAGGGACGCGCCGAAGGCCTCGCATTCTTGTTTGCCGGCACTGATGAATGTTTGGAAGACCAACGTCGGGGGCTCTACAGCTACGAGGCATTGGCAACAAGATTAGCTCCAAACCGGTTTGCCGATGAGAAGCAGCAAGACTATTCCTCTCCCGTCATCAAACTCGAAAACCTGACACCGGAAGACTGCCTTGTACTGTTGTTGAACATTCGGCGGGTTCACGCGGGAAAGAACGGTGAAGATCACTTCATCTCGAAGGATGGTTTGGTCGCATTTCTGAAGAACTGTCAGTCACGAATGGGCGCTGCGTACTTCCAGACTCCACGAGAAACGATTAAGGATTTTGTGAGCTTGCTCAACATCTTGGAGCAAGACCAAAGTCGAAGCTGGAAGGATCACCTTCAAACACTGGGGAAGGCAAACGAAAGTTCTGCCGAAGGAAACAAGGGGGGGCAGCAGCCCGCTTCAACGGACGAGGATTTGACCGAGTTTCGGCTATGA
- a CDS encoding DEAD/DEAH box helicase, with protein MSSSQAFNLLAPPIQKILWDMRWRSLRPIQETAINAILRSEADIVISANTASGKTEAGFLPILSRIFDSQKPSVQAVYVGPLKALINDQFRRLESLCEFAKIPVYRWHGDVDAGRKKRLIQHPGGVLLITPESIESLMLNRTSRIATVFRHLEFVVIDEIHSLVGIERGTHLRSLLFRLRQQTERDFRMVGLSATLGNAFPTYQAWLRPDGNREVKLIEGSSESKRVLYKIHGFVNPPPKQHHDEGDDQSMPLPVGIVDAMFCHFAGKKNLIFANSKSDVEQYADALNAHCRADSRPEEFMVHHGSLSKESREFTEREMLGRRPKTTICSSTLELGIDIGNVSAVGQVDPPWSVGSLVQRIGRSGRGEDEPQCMRLYITENQITAKSTLLDKLHLNLLRAAAATELMLERPQWVEPPSIPKLDLSTFTHQILSTLAQFGGAQASRIFESLSTNGAFRSFSAKQFAQILRCLAAKELIEQMPQGDVILAPKGEQMVRHYSFYSAFASGSDYSVLHHSVPIGMLPADSLPKVNDHFLLGARRWQVMNIDDARREVIVKRASGKKPPKFIGGGGEIHERVRQKMREIVSGNQQLGYLDDGSSQLLSEARATAKLSRIHKTNFVELSPSRSLWFTWTGTRIQRTLCLLAENAGIACIDRDVALEFESTGVSELIKRLPALIASPVDALALARRLPSKQFRKLDELLSEELLCESLATDFLDVQGAVRYINSVNPAQP; from the coding sequence ATGAGTTCGTCGCAGGCGTTCAATTTGCTCGCTCCGCCTATTCAGAAAATCTTGTGGGACATGCGGTGGCGTTCCCTTAGACCGATTCAGGAAACAGCCATAAACGCGATCTTGCGTAGCGAGGCAGACATCGTGATCTCGGCGAACACGGCTTCGGGAAAAACCGAAGCAGGGTTTCTGCCGATTCTATCTCGCATCTTCGACTCGCAAAAACCTTCTGTCCAGGCGGTGTATGTCGGGCCGCTGAAAGCACTGATCAATGACCAGTTTCGTCGGCTCGAGAGTCTGTGCGAGTTCGCAAAGATACCTGTCTATCGCTGGCATGGTGACGTTGATGCCGGACGCAAGAAACGCCTGATTCAGCATCCCGGAGGTGTTCTGCTTATCACTCCGGAGTCAATTGAGTCCCTGATGCTGAATCGAACGTCTCGGATTGCAACTGTATTCCGGCATCTCGAATTCGTCGTGATAGACGAAATTCACTCGCTGGTTGGGATCGAACGGGGGACTCACTTACGAAGCCTACTTTTTCGCCTGCGCCAACAAACTGAACGGGACTTTCGCATGGTGGGCCTTTCAGCAACCCTGGGCAATGCGTTTCCAACCTACCAAGCCTGGCTTCGGCCGGACGGCAACCGCGAGGTTAAATTGATCGAAGGCAGTTCCGAGTCGAAGCGTGTTCTGTACAAGATTCATGGCTTTGTAAACCCTCCCCCTAAACAACATCACGACGAAGGGGATGATCAGTCCATGCCCCTGCCTGTTGGGATTGTCGACGCCATGTTCTGCCACTTCGCTGGAAAAAAGAATCTGATCTTTGCGAACAGCAAATCCGACGTCGAGCAATACGCGGACGCGTTGAACGCACACTGTCGGGCGGACAGTCGGCCAGAAGAGTTTATGGTGCATCACGGTTCGCTAAGTAAGGAAAGCCGAGAATTCACTGAAAGAGAGATGCTTGGCCGTCGCCCGAAAACCACCATCTGTTCTTCGACCCTTGAGCTTGGAATCGATATCGGGAATGTCTCCGCAGTCGGGCAAGTCGATCCACCTTGGTCTGTTGGTTCGCTCGTTCAGCGGATCGGTCGAAGCGGACGTGGAGAAGATGAGCCACAGTGCATGCGGCTCTACATTACCGAGAATCAGATCACCGCGAAGTCAACTCTGCTCGACAAGTTGCACTTGAATCTCCTTCGAGCCGCCGCTGCGACCGAATTGATGCTCGAAAGACCTCAATGGGTGGAGCCACCCTCAATTCCAAAACTCGATCTGAGCACGTTCACGCATCAAATACTGAGCACTCTCGCGCAATTCGGCGGTGCCCAGGCCTCTCGCATCTTCGAGTCGCTATCCACCAATGGAGCGTTCCGAAGTTTCTCAGCCAAGCAGTTTGCACAGATTCTGCGGTGTCTGGCGGCGAAGGAATTGATCGAGCAAATGCCGCAGGGAGATGTGATTCTCGCGCCGAAGGGCGAACAAATGGTGCGTCACTATTCATTCTACAGCGCTTTCGCGAGCGGTAGTGACTACAGCGTGTTGCATCACAGTGTTCCAATCGGAATGTTGCCCGCTGACTCATTGCCAAAGGTCAACGACCACTTCTTACTAGGTGCCCGGAGATGGCAAGTCATGAACATAGATGACGCCCGGCGAGAGGTAATCGTAAAGCGAGCTAGCGGAAAGAAACCACCTAAATTCATCGGCGGAGGTGGAGAGATTCACGAACGCGTCCGGCAAAAGATGAGAGAAATTGTTTCCGGCAACCAGCAACTTGGCTATCTAGACGACGGTTCCTCGCAATTGCTGTCAGAAGCACGGGCGACGGCCAAGCTGAGTCGTATCCACAAGACCAATTTCGTAGAACTTTCACCGAGCCGTTCATTGTGGTTTACGTGGACCGGAACTCGCATTCAGCGAACGCTATGTCTTTTAGCCGAAAACGCTGGAATCGCGTGCATCGATCGTGATGTCGCCTTGGAGTTTGAATCCACAGGTGTCAGCGAATTGATAAAGCGTTTACCTGCCTTGATTGCCAGTCCGGTAGATGCTCTTGCACTAGCGCGTCGCCTGCCGTCAAAGCAGTTCAGGAAGCTCGACGAGCTTCTCTCCGAAGAGCTGCTCTGCGAATCACTTGCAACAGATTTCCTGGATGTCCAGGGCGCTGTTCGTTACATAAACAGTGTGAACCCAGCGCAACCGTAA
- a CDS encoding UvrD-helicase domain-containing protein → MTNLLEVVRAGAGSGKTTDLCNTVAQAVADGLDPARILATTFTKKAAAELKGRVQAKLLEGDWHTHADRLELAAIGTVHSVAHQLLRRYAIELGLSPRLEVFEQGADKVLSDLLAAIPLARWEPLTERTERLGVSDLSSQILALLAAKRGNRICDNTFREHLAASASRVCEILSPNGVASTAQPVSHLFALAEAAINNIETTTTDTTKTTSDAIKKLRKLNSSKGPLWGTYLDAAKISAGKRSGADQLLDELRLHAAEVRNNPQLHEDLIQFNSLLTEEILLLDAEYTRYKAERGLVDFTDLETLLLGLLEDESLADRLSQDYDLVLVDEFQDTNPLQLAIFQRLRTIAPRNRWVGDSRQAIYGFRDTDPRLVAEVWEQVPEEQRSTLPNNHRSQKGLVQLVGELFAPHFDEDPRQIPQNDAEDRGVERWLLNVKNNDDEAVALACGIAQLHREGTRFGDIAILERGNAQLTRLGVALDEVGIPYLLESPGLFSTREGQLLLAGLRLVANRNDSLAAATVMHLSSDPTTPTPDWLSERLHALANAPVNPETGEAEFQLPWKNDPILAGLEAIDYRNLSPSLVIQQVVEALAIPRRVHTWGNAPQRCSNLDSAIRHAREYEESAATGSGSATLSGLILHLEELATSAKDSRFTSQGHDAVTLMTYHGAKGLKWPVVVLSGLNSARDPDMWKPVVSSETIADDPLANRQLRAWFWPFGITDGPFGSIKKGSLLEIDALATPEGQDQSQCEAQENLRLLYVGCTRAKQKLVFSHRAGNYKWLESLTRIDDLLDPTQEPGEHPIEGIATTLVIRHLSHEELDQHCFDEPATQVWISQDQPSELPVFNKRYYSPSQAQTPTGCAEFTTVTFPGSQFFPAKTTEDQYSSIGDAVHGYMAALPSLINASPEQKTKVAERCITVFSVAAILPASELVRSGDRFIDWVNETYPGAKWHSEVPVSAPRSDGGQWVGTIDLILELSDGMLILIDHKSAPIRRDHCATKAAEYAGQLLAYNEILASSNRTVDATLIHFPLAGVVAQLRDS, encoded by the coding sequence ATGACAAACTTACTTGAAGTCGTCCGCGCAGGCGCGGGCTCCGGCAAAACAACCGACCTGTGCAACACGGTAGCTCAGGCTGTCGCTGATGGCTTGGATCCAGCTCGAATCTTGGCCACCACGTTTACCAAGAAAGCAGCCGCCGAGCTGAAGGGACGTGTCCAGGCGAAACTACTTGAAGGCGATTGGCACACTCATGCCGATCGACTGGAACTTGCTGCAATTGGAACGGTTCACAGCGTTGCGCATCAACTACTGCGTCGATATGCGATCGAACTTGGCTTGTCGCCACGGCTTGAGGTGTTTGAGCAAGGGGCCGACAAAGTTCTTAGCGACTTGCTGGCGGCAATTCCATTGGCTCGCTGGGAACCTTTAACCGAGCGTACCGAACGACTTGGTGTCAGTGATTTGTCGAGCCAAATTCTAGCTTTGCTCGCTGCGAAGCGAGGTAATCGAATTTGCGACAACACATTCCGTGAACACCTCGCGGCGAGTGCTTCCCGAGTTTGCGAGATCCTCTCCCCGAACGGAGTTGCTAGTACGGCTCAGCCCGTATCGCATCTCTTCGCATTGGCAGAAGCCGCAATCAACAATATCGAAACCACGACAACGGACACAACCAAGACAACTTCTGACGCGATCAAAAAACTGCGCAAGCTCAATTCGAGCAAAGGCCCATTGTGGGGAACATATCTCGATGCGGCGAAGATCAGTGCAGGAAAAAGGTCAGGAGCTGACCAACTGCTCGACGAACTTCGATTGCACGCGGCGGAGGTGCGAAACAATCCACAGTTGCATGAGGACTTGATTCAGTTCAACAGTTTACTGACGGAGGAAATCCTGCTGCTCGATGCAGAATACACTCGCTACAAAGCTGAACGAGGCCTGGTCGACTTCACCGACCTGGAGACCCTGTTGCTGGGCTTGCTTGAAGATGAATCTTTAGCAGACCGTCTTTCGCAGGACTACGACTTGGTTTTGGTGGATGAGTTCCAGGACACGAATCCGCTGCAACTCGCCATCTTCCAGCGTTTGCGGACGATTGCGCCTCGTAATCGCTGGGTCGGTGATTCACGGCAAGCGATCTATGGATTCAGAGATACAGACCCTCGACTCGTCGCGGAAGTCTGGGAGCAAGTACCCGAAGAACAGCGATCGACTTTGCCTAACAATCACCGTAGCCAAAAAGGCTTGGTGCAGTTAGTCGGGGAATTATTCGCGCCGCATTTCGACGAAGACCCTCGTCAGATTCCACAAAATGACGCGGAAGATCGTGGTGTCGAACGCTGGTTGCTGAATGTCAAGAACAACGACGACGAAGCGGTCGCACTCGCATGTGGTATCGCACAACTTCATCGCGAAGGAACACGCTTTGGCGATATTGCGATTTTGGAGAGAGGAAATGCCCAGCTCACACGACTAGGAGTCGCACTGGACGAGGTCGGAATTCCGTATCTACTGGAAAGCCCCGGTTTGTTCTCGACAAGAGAGGGCCAACTTCTCCTGGCTGGATTGCGGCTTGTCGCTAATCGCAACGACTCGCTTGCAGCAGCAACGGTAATGCATCTTTCCAGCGATCCAACTACACCGACGCCGGACTGGCTATCTGAAAGGCTTCATGCTCTTGCAAACGCCCCCGTAAATCCCGAAACCGGAGAAGCCGAGTTCCAGCTTCCCTGGAAAAACGATCCAATTTTGGCGGGCCTTGAGGCAATTGACTATCGCAATCTGTCTCCATCATTGGTCATACAGCAGGTGGTTGAAGCTCTCGCGATTCCCCGCCGTGTGCATACCTGGGGAAACGCGCCTCAACGCTGCTCTAATCTCGATTCAGCGATCCGCCATGCAAGGGAGTACGAAGAGTCTGCCGCGACTGGGAGTGGCAGTGCGACATTATCTGGACTAATTCTCCATCTGGAGGAGTTAGCCACTAGTGCCAAAGATTCACGTTTCACATCGCAAGGCCATGACGCTGTGACGCTCATGACCTATCACGGGGCCAAAGGACTGAAGTGGCCAGTGGTCGTGCTGAGCGGACTGAACTCGGCGCGTGACCCCGACATGTGGAAGCCAGTCGTTAGCAGCGAAACGATTGCTGATGATCCACTTGCGAATCGACAATTGCGAGCTTGGTTCTGGCCATTCGGAATCACAGATGGTCCATTTGGAAGTATCAAGAAAGGCAGCTTGCTCGAAATCGACGCACTTGCGACTCCCGAGGGACAAGATCAAAGTCAATGTGAAGCCCAAGAAAATCTCCGATTGCTTTACGTTGGTTGTACGCGAGCGAAACAGAAGCTCGTTTTCTCGCACCGTGCTGGAAACTACAAATGGCTTGAATCGCTTACCCGCATCGATGACTTGCTCGATCCAACTCAAGAGCCAGGGGAACACCCGATCGAGGGCATCGCTACGACACTCGTCATCCGGCACCTGTCACACGAAGAACTGGACCAGCATTGCTTTGACGAACCGGCAACGCAAGTTTGGATCAGTCAGGACCAGCCAAGCGAGTTGCCTGTCTTCAACAAGCGATATTACTCACCAAGCCAAGCTCAAACCCCAACAGGATGCGCCGAATTTACAACCGTGACGTTCCCCGGATCTCAATTCTTTCCTGCGAAAACGACCGAAGATCAATACTCGTCGATCGGTGACGCTGTCCACGGCTACATGGCAGCCTTGCCTTCGCTCATCAACGCAAGTCCAGAACAAAAGACAAAGGTCGCCGAGCGTTGCATTACGGTTTTTTCAGTTGCCGCAATCCTGCCAGCCTCCGAGCTTGTCCGCTCCGGTGACCGATTCATCGACTGGGTAAACGAAACATATCCTGGTGCAAAATGGCACTCAGAAGTGCCAGTGAGCGCGCCGCGTTCGGACGGTGGCCAATGGGTCGGAACGATCGATCTCATTCTTGAGCTTTCCGATGGTATGCTGATCCTGATTGATCACAAGAGCGCACCCATTCGTCGCGACCACTGCGCAACCAAAGCGGCCGAATACGCTGGCCAGCTCCTGGCTTACAACGAGATACTCGCTAGCTCGAATAGGACCGTCGACGCCACATTAATTCATTTCCCGCTCGCCGGAGTTGTTGCACAATTACGTGATTCCTAA
- a CDS encoding PD-(D/E)XK nuclease family protein, protein MIRLTPGPLRPTFGKATINELRGGPETLLRWLELQLGLPVVEAHRGSHVTEYATALDGVADSVITASLQTDRWATASELLSRRDELQVGGWDQADVDGLPVVVSDLALAASGREFVFPSVANRIHRVLDALDDGQVLPPHSCELADPIDRWPRKWQALLQRLTITPFVEAEFSAAEGAALRLMQTVVRGGTGSNVELDDSLRYVQSLSQTAAVEYVAATLAHDPDQLERTVILCEDDNLAIQLDAALRRYGLPTMGASACSKAHPMLQVLPLSLALLWSPVEPQHLLDFLTLPISPIPRRAANELARALTNEPGLGSSSWEESIATLCDSEADPEGSLRAKLDSWLFCERVIQNNLVPTRLVRERCAAVAKWATGLAIAMSNEPEASIELIQALHLAAGQATLLGELAQSQGTELSEPQLSRLLEEALSAGVESIGAIEAEGGPMRVRSLAEINDRCYRVIWLGLGTADASPCRWSTDQLNILRDLEIEVDDGTNSLTSLRTAEARGLGFIENALFAVLLPQDNEQRRHPLWLAIRMALSKHAQDHVAVLESLIEAGDVSSLSPFVCSLSSEEIQPPPAVRPIWSVDPSLLSDRETVSATELEDRLACPLKWVFRYRAKLRPSSIAQLPGDFQLKGSFCHKILEHAFNDGDGLPDVDVAVARVERLFDERLELDAAPLAQSGKYRERQLLRKELSHATRVLINTLSAGGYRINGIEVDVEGQAFGKPFSGKIDCLVEDSAGQEGIIDFKYGGKKYEKMIQEGRAVQLATYAYSRSEETGRFPAIAYLVLSDGLLFTPSRGPINGDGHRSVVDGPAVQAVWQEFETAITNAESWLTSDGNIPARPLQEAQEWPHRLRIVLETDLKPTDTQYVCKYCDYQHLCGLKQLL, encoded by the coding sequence CGCAGAGATGAACTGCAGGTTGGCGGATGGGATCAAGCTGATGTGGACGGTTTGCCTGTTGTTGTCAGCGACCTTGCTCTGGCGGCGAGCGGACGCGAATTTGTGTTCCCGAGTGTCGCCAATCGCATTCATCGCGTCCTGGATGCTCTCGATGACGGTCAAGTTCTACCTCCGCATTCGTGCGAATTAGCGGATCCCATCGATCGCTGGCCAAGGAAATGGCAGGCTCTGTTGCAACGTCTGACTATCACGCCATTTGTTGAAGCGGAATTCTCTGCCGCCGAGGGCGCAGCTTTACGACTTATGCAGACCGTTGTACGAGGCGGTACCGGGTCGAATGTGGAGCTGGATGATTCTTTGCGCTATGTCCAGTCGCTTAGTCAGACTGCCGCCGTTGAGTACGTCGCAGCAACTCTCGCACACGACCCAGACCAGCTTGAACGAACCGTTATCCTGTGCGAAGACGACAATCTTGCCATCCAGTTAGATGCGGCGCTGCGTCGATACGGTTTGCCCACTATGGGAGCGTCGGCGTGCTCCAAGGCTCATCCGATGCTGCAGGTATTGCCGCTGAGTTTGGCATTGTTGTGGAGTCCGGTCGAACCGCAACACTTGCTCGACTTCTTAACTCTGCCAATTTCGCCCATTCCGCGACGAGCTGCGAATGAACTGGCTCGTGCATTGACTAATGAGCCGGGTTTGGGAAGCAGCTCGTGGGAAGAGTCGATCGCGACACTTTGCGATTCAGAAGCAGATCCCGAAGGCTCGCTTCGAGCCAAATTGGACTCATGGTTGTTCTGCGAACGGGTTATTCAAAACAACTTGGTGCCGACTCGACTGGTTCGAGAACGATGCGCCGCAGTGGCGAAATGGGCGACCGGATTGGCTATCGCAATGTCCAACGAGCCGGAGGCTTCCATAGAATTGATTCAAGCTCTGCATCTAGCCGCTGGCCAAGCGACGCTGCTGGGTGAATTGGCACAAAGCCAAGGCACGGAACTTAGCGAACCTCAGTTGTCACGATTGCTGGAGGAGGCTTTGTCCGCCGGCGTTGAGTCGATAGGTGCCATTGAAGCAGAAGGCGGGCCGATGCGTGTTCGCTCTTTGGCAGAGATCAACGATCGCTGTTATCGAGTCATCTGGCTGGGACTGGGAACCGCCGACGCTTCACCATGCCGATGGTCTACCGATCAACTCAACATACTTCGCGATCTTGAAATCGAAGTTGATGACGGAACCAATTCTCTAACATCATTGCGAACTGCCGAAGCACGCGGTCTTGGGTTCATTGAGAATGCACTCTTTGCTGTCTTGCTGCCACAAGACAACGAGCAGCGACGGCACCCGCTATGGCTGGCGATCCGGATGGCACTTTCGAAGCATGCTCAAGACCACGTGGCTGTTTTGGAAAGTCTGATCGAAGCGGGTGACGTGTCTAGCTTGTCGCCGTTTGTCTGCAGTTTGTCATCTGAAGAGATCCAGCCACCGCCAGCGGTCCGTCCCATTTGGTCAGTCGATCCCTCATTGCTTTCAGATCGTGAGACTGTTTCGGCAACCGAGCTTGAAGATCGGTTGGCTTGTCCATTGAAATGGGTTTTCCGGTATCGCGCTAAGCTTCGGCCAAGCTCCATTGCTCAATTGCCGGGCGATTTTCAACTTAAGGGCAGTTTCTGTCACAAGATCCTAGAGCACGCATTCAATGACGGTGATGGTTTACCAGATGTCGATGTGGCCGTTGCACGGGTCGAGCGTCTGTTTGATGAGCGGCTGGAATTGGACGCCGCACCGCTGGCCCAATCAGGCAAGTACCGCGAGCGACAGTTGCTTCGCAAAGAGCTGAGCCACGCTACCCGTGTTTTGATCAACACGCTGTCAGCCGGTGGTTATCGCATCAATGGGATTGAAGTCGACGTTGAGGGTCAGGCCTTCGGCAAGCCATTCTCCGGAAAGATTGATTGTCTGGTTGAAGATTCCGCAGGACAAGAGGGGATTATCGATTTCAAATATGGTGGCAAGAAATACGAGAAAATGATCCAAGAGGGGCGAGCTGTCCAGCTTGCCACGTACGCTTACAGCCGCTCGGAAGAGACCGGGCGATTTCCAGCGATTGCCTATCTGGTGTTGAGTGACGGGTTGCTATTCACGCCATCTCGCGGCCCGATCAATGGGGATGGACATCGGTCGGTTGTCGATGGACCAGCGGTACAAGCCGTTTGGCAAGAGTTTGAAACGGCGATCACGAATGCCGAATCGTGGCTGACTTCTGACGGCAATATCCCTGCGAGACCTTTACAGGAAGCACAAGAGTGGCCTCACCGCTTGCGAATTGTTTTGGAAACGGACCTCAAGCCTACGGACACGCAATACGTGTGCAAGTATTGCGACTATCAACATCTTTGCGGGCTCAAACAACTGCTATGA